From Methanosarcina lacustris Z-7289, one genomic window encodes:
- a CDS encoding metallophosphoesterase, translating to MKILAISDPHGNYSKIKKIIEKAGDFDLVVVAGDITNFGPDEKVEELTEMFDKPVLAIPGNCDHRSVLKALDNSKAVNLHGKAEQIGKIRFIGLGGSNPTPFNTPFELSEEEIENALEGMVCSAENSGECGKIVLLTHAPPHGARDELPFGHVGSKAIQKFLDRVDLIVCGHIHEAKGTEMVGKTVVVNPGEACKGSCALITIEETENKPIEVEFLEV from the coding sequence ATGAAGATACTCGCTATTTCCGACCCCCATGGGAACTATTCGAAGATTAAAAAGATCATAGAAAAGGCTGGAGACTTCGACCTTGTTGTGGTAGCCGGAGACATTACCAATTTCGGACCCGATGAAAAGGTAGAAGAGCTGACCGAAATGTTTGATAAGCCCGTGCTTGCAATTCCCGGGAACTGCGACCATAGGAGTGTCCTCAAAGCCCTTGATAATTCAAAAGCAGTAAACCTGCACGGAAAAGCCGAGCAGATTGGAAAAATCCGGTTTATCGGGCTTGGAGGCTCAAATCCCACTCCGTTTAATACCCCGTTTGAGCTTTCCGAAGAAGAAATCGAAAATGCCCTTGAAGGAATGGTCTGCTCAGCCGAAAATTCAGGAGAATGCGGAAAAATAGTGCTCCTGACTCACGCTCCACCCCATGGAGCAAGGGACGAACTGCCGTTCGGACATGTGGGTAGTAAAGCCATCCAGAAGTTCCTGGACAGGGTTGACCTGATTGTTTGCGGGCACATCCATGAAGCAAAAGGCACTGAAATGGTCGGAAAAACAGTTGTTGTAAACCCGGGAGAAGCCTGCAAAGGCTCCTGCGCTCTTATAACTATTGAAGAGACCGAAAACAAACCCATAGAGGTTGAATTCTTGGAAGTGTAA
- a CDS encoding MgtC/SapB family protein: MDFLTKLAISFLIGIMVGVEREHRGLEHEIFAGVRSYSITCITGMLVALVSESAGTGFVYVATFFFAAICSIITYSKIFLFKRIGITSPITLFFIFVMGVLVGYDYGLFAIVSSIVVSFLLIQKQPLHQFAGNLTKEELYNAVQFLAVAFILYPVMPEKQFFGLVNLRSAILIVILVSLISFLSYVLLRKFGTKRGMCYSGFLGGFINSEATTGALAGISKRAEEMTFPVLTGILLCNISMLIRNLVLAFIVDPTGQTTRFMLPSQLVLIIVSIAITLRHSKKFCQIGGGDLKIQSPFSLGQAFKFGIAFTLILIVGSFAYGVAGTAGIYITALGALFSSSGVIVSVTLLAVSGNISYEVAANTAVLASLVSTVNKILLSKISGSASLYSLSKNAFGFIAVTGAVALLLWNSM; this comes from the coding sequence GTGGATTTCCTGACAAAGCTTGCCATTTCCTTTTTGATAGGGATCATGGTAGGTGTGGAAAGAGAGCACAGAGGCCTTGAGCACGAGATTTTTGCGGGTGTCAGGAGTTACAGCATAACCTGTATAACAGGCATGCTCGTTGCTCTGGTGAGCGAATCAGCGGGAACAGGCTTCGTTTACGTAGCCACGTTTTTTTTCGCAGCTATCTGCTCCATAATTACCTATTCCAAGATATTTCTCTTCAAGCGGATAGGGATTACAAGTCCTATCACTCTCTTCTTTATTTTCGTCATGGGTGTCCTTGTTGGCTATGACTACGGTCTGTTTGCTATTGTCTCCTCAATAGTTGTATCTTTCCTCCTGATTCAGAAGCAGCCCCTTCACCAGTTTGCAGGAAACCTGACAAAAGAAGAGCTTTACAATGCCGTACAGTTCCTGGCTGTCGCTTTCATACTTTATCCGGTGATGCCGGAAAAACAGTTCTTCGGGCTTGTAAACCTCAGGTCGGCAATTCTTATTGTGATCCTTGTTTCCCTTATCAGTTTTTTAAGCTATGTTCTCCTGAGAAAGTTCGGGACAAAACGCGGCATGTGCTATTCGGGCTTTCTCGGGGGTTTTATTAACAGCGAAGCTACCACAGGAGCACTTGCAGGGATCTCAAAAAGAGCAGAGGAGATGACCTTCCCCGTACTTACAGGAATTCTGCTCTGCAATATTTCCATGCTAATTCGAAACCTTGTATTAGCCTTTATAGTTGACCCGACAGGCCAGACAACTCGGTTTATGCTTCCTTCCCAGCTTGTACTTATCATCGTTTCCATAGCAATAACTCTCAGGCATAGTAAAAAATTCTGCCAGATAGGGGGGGGAGATCTTAAGATTCAATCGCCTTTCTCACTTGGTCAGGCATTTAAATTCGGCATTGCTTTTACCCTGATTCTCATTGTAGGAAGTTTTGCCTATGGAGTTGCAGGGACTGCCGGAATATACATAACTGCCCTCGGGGCTCTTTTCAGCAGCTCCGGGGTGATAGTTTCCGTAACCCTCCTTGCTGTAAGTGGAAATATCTCCTACGAAGTCGCAGCAAATACTGCAGTGCTTGCAAGCCTTGTAAGTACTGTAAATAAAATTCTGCTTTCAAAGATTTCAGGTTCTGCAAGCCTGTACTCCCTTTCTAAAAACGCATTCGGATTCATTGCAGTCACCGGCGCCGTGGCTTTGCTTTTATGGAATAGCATGTGA